One stretch of Chitinophaga pendula DNA includes these proteins:
- the mutS gene encoding DNA mismatch repair protein MutS produces MPITKLPPTTGTLPAMPAVTRPTPASQPATTPMWVKSGLEIGYWNIYLRMAKSKSEETPLMLQHKAIKDKYPDAVLLFRVGDFYETFNEDAVITAKVLGIVLTKRANGSASYVDLAGFPHHALDTYLHKLVKAGYRVAVCDQLEDPKSVKGIVKRGVTEMVTPGVAINDKLLENASNNFLAAVHFDGEIVGLAFLDISTGEFFAAQGNEEYADKLLQSFKPAEVVYAKPQQKHFRQVFGTKFYTYALEEWVFTTTYANEVLLKHFETHSLKGFGIEGLSAAIIAAGTTLHYLRETEHPHLQHITGIQRVDQDDFLWMDRFTVRNLELLNSSVENGYTLLNVLDNTVSPMGARLLKRWLVFPLRDIAQINERLDAVEYFIRETDLSKALRHHLKQMGDLERLVSKIPLKKINPREVMQLARALQEAGHIQQLLKDTDNPYLQQLTAKLDPCVAIQDRIMNEVMENPPVLVNKGNVIREGIHEVLDDLRNISSTSKDHLLRVQQEESEKTGIPSLKVAFNNVFGYYLEVTNAHKNKVPDTWIRKQTLANAERYITPELKEYEEKIMGAEEKILALEVQLFDNLLQGLQAYIQPIQQNAQVLARIDCLLCFAHNAVQYKYRRPQLTEGFDLDIKEGRHPVIERGLPAGESYVANDILLDKEQQQIIILTGPNMSGKSALLRQTALITLMAHMGSFVPANAAVIGLTDKIFTRVGASDNLSGGESTFMVEMNETASIINSITPRSLVILDEIGRGTSTYDGISIAWSIVEYLHDMTTHQPKTLFATHYHELNELENKHARVKNYHITNKESGNKVIFLRKLAPGGSRHSFGIHVAKMAGMPPQLLERANEVLSHLEEKHIDAPLQQNIKKVANTPARMQLNIFDAHSDTFQQIREMLTATDINRLTPVEALLKLNEIKELLK; encoded by the coding sequence GTGCCAATTACGAAGTTACCACCTACTACCGGCACGCTCCCCGCCATGCCGGCTGTAACCCGCCCCACTCCTGCCTCCCAGCCGGCAACAACACCAATGTGGGTTAAAAGCGGCTTGGAAATTGGCTACTGGAATATATATTTGCGCATGGCTAAAAGCAAATCAGAAGAAACCCCGCTCATGCTACAGCACAAGGCCATCAAAGACAAATATCCCGATGCCGTGCTGTTATTCCGTGTGGGCGACTTTTATGAAACCTTTAACGAAGATGCCGTTATCACCGCCAAGGTGTTAGGTATCGTACTGACCAAACGTGCCAATGGCAGCGCCTCCTATGTAGACCTGGCAGGTTTTCCACATCATGCGCTGGATACCTACCTGCATAAACTCGTCAAGGCAGGCTACCGCGTCGCCGTATGCGACCAGCTGGAAGATCCCAAATCAGTAAAAGGTATCGTAAAACGAGGCGTGACAGAAATGGTAACCCCGGGGGTCGCTATCAATGATAAACTTCTGGAAAATGCCAGTAACAACTTCCTGGCAGCCGTACATTTTGATGGAGAAATAGTAGGCCTGGCCTTCCTGGATATTTCTACCGGCGAGTTCTTCGCAGCACAAGGCAACGAAGAATATGCCGACAAACTCCTGCAGAGCTTCAAACCTGCCGAAGTAGTATACGCCAAACCACAACAGAAACACTTCCGCCAGGTATTCGGTACCAAATTTTATACGTATGCACTGGAAGAATGGGTGTTTACCACCACTTATGCCAACGAAGTGCTGCTCAAACATTTTGAAACCCATTCCCTCAAAGGATTCGGCATAGAAGGTCTGTCAGCTGCCATCATAGCCGCCGGTACTACCCTGCATTACCTGCGCGAAACAGAACATCCCCACCTACAACATATCACCGGCATACAACGGGTAGACCAGGACGACTTCCTCTGGATGGACCGGTTTACCGTCCGTAACCTGGAACTACTGAACAGCAGCGTAGAAAATGGCTATACCTTACTCAACGTACTGGATAATACAGTAAGCCCCATGGGCGCACGCCTCCTGAAACGCTGGCTCGTATTCCCATTGCGGGATATCGCCCAGATCAATGAGCGACTGGATGCAGTAGAATATTTCATCCGCGAGACAGACCTCTCCAAAGCATTGCGCCATCACCTGAAACAAATGGGCGACCTCGAACGGCTAGTATCCAAAATACCACTGAAAAAGATCAACCCAAGAGAAGTAATGCAACTGGCCCGTGCCCTCCAAGAAGCCGGACACATCCAACAACTGCTGAAAGATACCGACAACCCATACCTGCAACAACTCACAGCAAAACTCGACCCCTGTGTAGCCATTCAGGACCGTATCATGAACGAAGTAATGGAAAATCCACCAGTGCTGGTAAATAAAGGTAATGTGATCCGGGAAGGTATCCACGAAGTGCTCGACGACCTCCGGAATATCTCCAGCACCAGCAAAGATCACCTGCTACGCGTACAACAGGAAGAGTCCGAAAAAACAGGCATCCCCTCCCTGAAAGTAGCCTTCAACAATGTATTCGGATACTACCTGGAAGTAACCAACGCTCACAAAAACAAAGTACCCGATACCTGGATACGTAAACAGACACTAGCCAACGCCGAACGATATATCACCCCCGAACTGAAAGAGTACGAAGAGAAGATCATGGGGGCAGAAGAAAAAATACTGGCACTGGAAGTACAACTGTTCGACAACCTGCTACAAGGACTACAGGCATATATACAACCCATACAGCAAAATGCCCAGGTACTGGCCCGCATAGACTGCCTGTTATGTTTTGCACACAATGCCGTACAATACAAATACCGCCGGCCACAACTGACAGAAGGATTTGACCTGGATATCAAAGAAGGTCGCCACCCCGTGATTGAACGGGGACTGCCCGCCGGCGAATCCTATGTCGCCAACGATATCCTGCTGGATAAAGAACAACAACAGATCATTATCCTCACAGGCCCTAACATGAGCGGTAAGTCAGCATTACTGCGGCAAACAGCTCTGATCACCCTGATGGCACATATGGGTAGCTTCGTACCTGCCAACGCCGCCGTAATCGGTCTCACCGACAAAATATTCACCCGCGTAGGCGCTTCCGATAACCTGAGCGGCGGAGAATCCACCTTCATGGTAGAAATGAATGAAACAGCCAGCATCATCAACAGCATTACACCGCGCAGCCTCGTAATACTGGATGAAATCGGAAGAGGTACCAGTACCTACGACGGTATCTCCATCGCCTGGAGCATCGTGGAATACCTCCACGACATGACCACCCATCAACCCAAAACCTTATTTGCTACCCACTATCATGAGTTGAATGAGCTGGAAAACAAACATGCACGGGTAAAAAACTATCATATTACTAACAAGGAATCAGGCAATAAAGTAATCTTCCTCCGTAAGCTGGCGCCAGGAGGCAGCCGCCATAGCTTCGGTATACATGTCGCCAAGATGGCCGGTATGCCGCCACAACTGCTGGAACGTGCCAATGAAGTCCTCTCCCACCTGGAAGAAAAACATATTGACGCCCCCTTACAACAAAACATCAAAAAGGTGGCAAATACACCTGCCCGCATGC
- a CDS encoding RNA polymerase sigma factor — protein sequence MESAFTYSEPELVQGLKARDQKVFGYLYDHYSPALYGVILKVLNEENIAGDALQEVFLKIWRNIDRYDNEKGRLFTWMLNIARNTAIDILRSKSFKLDQKIQDIGNDVHLYTGHLAVYQSVDHLGLSKVLEKLNKEQRAIIDLAYYKGCTQEEIAKVLEIPLGTVKTRMRNAIMHLRTILKGF from the coding sequence TTGGAATCCGCATTTACATATTCGGAGCCGGAATTGGTACAAGGTCTGAAAGCCAGAGACCAGAAGGTATTTGGTTATCTTTATGACCATTACTCCCCGGCGCTATACGGCGTAATATTGAAAGTCCTCAATGAAGAAAATATTGCTGGTGATGCTCTGCAGGAGGTATTCCTGAAGATATGGAGGAACATTGACCGGTATGACAATGAGAAGGGGCGTCTTTTCACGTGGATGTTGAATATTGCGCGTAATACAGCTATTGATATCCTGCGTTCAAAGTCTTTCAAGCTGGATCAAAAAATCCAAGACATAGGTAATGACGTACATTTATATACTGGTCACCTGGCCGTATACCAATCTGTTGACCACCTGGGTCTTTCCAAAGTACTGGAAAAATTGAACAAGGAGCAACGTGCCATCATCGATCTGGCTTATTACAAGGGCTGTACACAAGAAGAAATAGCGAAAGTACTTGAGATCCCTCTGGGGACGGTAAAGACCCGCATGCGCAATGCCATTATGCATTTGCGGACTATATTAAAGGGATTCTAA
- a CDS encoding UbiA-like polyprenyltransferase, with protein sequence MIATVNKYLSLVKFAHTIFAMPFALIGFFMATIKADQPFRWMVLLLVVLCMVFARSAAMGFNRWLDAEIDKRNPRTASREIPAGIISARNALLFVIGNALLFIVTTWFINPLCFALSPVALLVVLGYSYTKRFTALCHLVLGLGLSLAPIGAYLAVTGEFALLPILISILVICWVSGFDIIYALQDEDFDRSQQLNSIPTWLGKAGGLRFSEFLHLISAAMVISAGVYGQFHWLYWIGAGVFIAMLLSQHLLVKPNDLSRVNLAFMTTNGIASVVFAVFAIADMLIFH encoded by the coding sequence ATGATTGCCACTGTTAATAAATATCTTTCCTTAGTGAAGTTTGCGCATACCATTTTTGCGATGCCTTTCGCCCTGATTGGTTTCTTTATGGCTACTATCAAGGCGGATCAACCGTTCCGGTGGATGGTGCTGTTGTTGGTGGTGCTTTGTATGGTGTTTGCCCGCAGTGCTGCCATGGGATTTAACCGCTGGTTGGATGCGGAGATCGACAAGCGCAACCCGCGTACTGCTTCCCGGGAGATTCCTGCCGGTATTATCTCTGCCCGTAATGCGCTACTGTTTGTTATTGGCAATGCGCTGCTGTTTATCGTCACCACCTGGTTCATCAACCCGCTTTGTTTTGCGCTTTCACCTGTGGCATTACTGGTTGTATTGGGGTATAGCTATACCAAACGTTTTACTGCTTTGTGCCACCTTGTACTCGGTCTTGGTCTTTCCCTGGCGCCGATAGGCGCTTACCTGGCTGTTACCGGCGAGTTCGCCCTGCTTCCGATCCTGATCTCTATACTGGTTATCTGTTGGGTATCTGGTTTCGATATTATCTATGCTTTGCAGGATGAAGATTTTGACCGTTCCCAGCAGCTCAATTCTATTCCTACCTGGTTGGGAAAGGCTGGTGGGTTACGTTTCTCGGAGTTCCTGCATTTGATATCTGCGGCGATGGTCATCAGTGCTGGCGTATATGGGCAGTTCCACTGGCTTTACTGGATAGGGGCCGGTGTCTTCATTGCTATGCTTCTTTCTCAACATTTGTTGGTGAAGCCAAACGATCTCAGCCGCGTCAACCTGGCTTTTATGACCACCAATGGTATTGCCAGTGTTGTTTTTGCTGTATTTGCTATTGCGGATATGCTGATTTTCCATTAG
- the ruvX gene encoding Holliday junction resolvase RuvX, whose protein sequence is MARVLAIDYGKKRTGLAVTDPMQLIASGLTTVLTHELIPYLKKYLAQESVELIIIGEPKGLDGNATDATAMANECVRILQKHFPDIPTRRMDERFTSKMAFRTMIDSGLSKKDRQNKALVDEISATILLQEYLQYK, encoded by the coding sequence ATGGCCCGTGTACTGGCAATTGATTATGGGAAAAAGAGAACCGGACTGGCGGTTACTGATCCGATGCAGCTGATTGCTTCCGGACTTACTACTGTGCTTACACACGAGCTGATCCCTTACCTGAAAAAATACCTGGCGCAGGAATCGGTAGAGCTCATCATCATTGGGGAGCCTAAAGGACTGGACGGTAATGCTACGGATGCTACTGCTATGGCAAATGAGTGTGTACGTATTTTGCAGAAGCATTTTCCGGATATACCGACCCGTCGGATGGACGAGCGGTTCACGTCCAAGATGGCGTTTCGTACGATGATCGACAGTGGATTGAGTAAAAAGGACCGGCAAAATAAGGCGCTGGTAGATGAGATCAGTGCGACGATCCTGCTGCAGGAATACTTGCAGTATAAATAG
- a CDS encoding RNA methyltransferase, whose amino-acid sequence MRKLNMDELGRKTVTQFKEADKTPLLLVLDNIRSMHNVGSVFRTADAFLLQGIALCGYTPIPPHRDIHKTALGATETVEWQYFPTTVDAVNSLKEAGYYVVAIEQAAQSHMLDQYQPPVGQPLALVFGNEVSGVDAEVMKLVDGCIEIPQLGMKHSLNISVSTGIVVWDIFVKLKNSRPQ is encoded by the coding sequence ATGCGTAAATTAAATATGGACGAACTGGGCCGCAAAACGGTTACCCAGTTCAAAGAGGCAGATAAAACGCCGTTGCTGCTTGTACTCGACAATATCCGGAGCATGCACAACGTGGGTTCCGTGTTTCGTACGGCAGATGCTTTCCTATTGCAAGGAATTGCTCTTTGCGGATACACGCCTATTCCGCCACACCGTGATATCCACAAGACAGCGTTGGGTGCTACGGAGACTGTTGAATGGCAGTATTTCCCTACTACGGTAGACGCTGTGAACAGCCTGAAGGAGGCCGGGTACTATGTTGTGGCTATTGAGCAGGCGGCTCAAAGTCATATGCTGGACCAGTACCAGCCGCCGGTTGGTCAGCCGCTGGCGCTTGTATTTGGCAATGAGGTATCGGGGGTAGACGCCGAAGTGATGAAGTTGGTGGACGGTTGTATCGAGATACCACAGCTGGGTATGAAACATTCGCTGAATATCTCGGTAAGCACTGGTATTGTAGTATGGGATATATTTGTAAAACTTAAAAATAGCCGGCCGCAATGA
- the def gene encoding peptide deformylase: MILPIVAYGHPVLRKVCEDITPAYPNLQTLIDNMWETMYASSGVGLAAPQINKPIRLFVVDSEQIINSLEEDERAEYEGDNGIKQVFINAHIVETDGDDWPYNEGCLSIPKIREDVYRPETVTVRYVDENFEPHERTFSGITARVIFHEYDHIDGKLFIDHLKPLKRRMIKGKLEDITKGKIKVDYKMVFHK; the protein is encoded by the coding sequence ATGATTTTACCAATTGTAGCTTACGGACATCCTGTGTTGAGAAAAGTTTGTGAAGATATTACTCCTGCGTATCCCAACTTGCAGACGTTGATTGATAATATGTGGGAGACCATGTATGCATCGAGCGGAGTGGGATTGGCAGCGCCGCAAATAAACAAACCTATACGTCTGTTTGTTGTAGATAGTGAGCAGATCATCAATAGTCTGGAGGAAGACGAAAGAGCGGAGTATGAGGGTGATAATGGCATTAAGCAGGTGTTCATTAACGCTCATATTGTGGAGACGGATGGAGACGACTGGCCGTATAATGAAGGTTGCCTTAGTATCCCCAAAATAAGAGAGGACGTATATCGTCCTGAAACTGTAACAGTACGCTATGTTGACGAAAATTTCGAGCCCCATGAACGTACCTTTAGCGGCATTACTGCCAGGGTTATTTTCCATGAATATGATCACATAGACGGTAAGCTATTCATCGACCATCTGAAGCCTCTGAAGCGGCGTATGATTAAAGGCAAGCTGGAGGACATTACCAAAGGGAAGATCAAGGTCGATTATAAGATGGTTTTCCATAAATAA
- a CDS encoding anti-sigma factor: protein MDIQRYISSGVIENYVTGLLSADDMQELERLMLRYPEIRAAVGQCQEDMEALVHLNAVIPPPELKKRIIPGILEQHAVSNGQTNHAPKGPPITTTTVKRSTSTSATPVPNNLENHKNHSHVVPLSSNKIWRYAAVAALVLLACSLYFNFIYFGRYSTVKGRVAILSDRENKLTKNNEVYQTKMQDMEKELDLMKDPGFKWIKMSGVSGHAGSVATICWNPQTQVLYILPQVLPRLASDQQYQLWAIVNDQAVDAGVFSPEHESGTMLRMKNIARAQAFAVTLEKKGGNRTPSMEQLFVTGKVTQ from the coding sequence GTGGATATACAACGCTACATATCTTCCGGGGTCATAGAAAACTATGTCACGGGTCTTCTTTCTGCAGATGACATGCAGGAATTAGAGCGGCTTATGCTGCGATATCCTGAGATCCGTGCTGCGGTAGGACAATGCCAGGAAGATATGGAAGCGCTTGTACATCTCAATGCTGTAATTCCTCCTCCGGAGCTCAAAAAGCGAATTATTCCGGGTATACTGGAGCAACATGCCGTCAGTAACGGTCAGACGAACCATGCGCCTAAGGGCCCCCCAATAACAACAACAACTGTTAAACGTAGCACTAGCACCTCTGCGACCCCTGTCCCCAACAACCTCGAAAACCATAAAAATCATAGTCATGTTGTACCCCTCTCATCAAACAAGATCTGGCGATATGCTGCTGTTGCTGCCCTTGTACTTCTTGCCTGCAGCCTTTACTTCAACTTCATCTATTTCGGCCGGTATAGTACCGTGAAGGGAAGGGTGGCTATATTGTCGGACCGGGAGAACAAGCTAACCAAAAATAACGAGGTTTATCAGACGAAGATGCAGGATATGGAGAAGGAGCTGGATCTGATGAAGGACCCTGGTTTCAAATGGATCAAAATGTCTGGTGTATCGGGTCATGCTGGCAGTGTTGCTACTATTTGCTGGAATCCGCAGACCCAGGTGCTTTACATTCTGCCACAGGTACTGCCTAGGTTGGCTTCCGATCAGCAATATCAGCTTTGGGCTATTGTTAATGATCAGGCGGTAGACGCTGGTGTGTTTTCTCCTGAACATGAAAGTGGTACTATGTTGCGTATGAAGAACATTGCCCGGGCACAGGCTTTTGCCGTTACGCTGGAGAAAAAGGGCGGCAATAGGACCCCTTCTATGGAGCAACTGTTCGTAACCGGTAAAGTAACACAGTAG
- a CDS encoding anti-sigma factor, with product MTTASAPPNPWKWVAIAAFVLLLASLAINYVYFGKYNSYKEKYDILYAQHQNLATEKQLYRTRAEQLEQSVYAMSDPATKTIHLPGTAPHPDATATVYWNTSSSEVYLHVNKLPLPAADKQYQLWAIVDGKPVDVGVFDISSDRALVLKMRAATNVQMFAVTLEKKGGAPAPTLDQMYVAGKVD from the coding sequence ATGACAACAGCATCTGCTCCTCCCAATCCCTGGAAGTGGGTCGCCATAGCGGCATTTGTGCTGCTACTAGCCAGCCTTGCCATCAACTATGTCTACTTCGGTAAATACAATAGTTACAAGGAAAAGTATGACATACTATATGCCCAGCACCAGAACCTGGCGACAGAGAAACAACTCTATCGTACAAGGGCTGAACAACTGGAGCAATCCGTATACGCTATGTCAGACCCCGCTACTAAAACAATACACCTGCCTGGTACGGCTCCTCATCCGGATGCTACCGCTACGGTATATTGGAATACCAGCTCTTCCGAAGTATACCTCCATGTTAATAAATTACCGTTGCCTGCTGCAGACAAACAATATCAACTGTGGGCAATCGTAGATGGCAAACCAGTTGACGTCGGCGTATTCGATATCAGCAGTGACAGAGCACTTGTCCTGAAGATGAGAGCTGCGACCAACGTTCAGATGTTCGCCGTAACACTTGAGAAAAAAGGTGGTGCACCTGCACCAACATTGGATCAGATGTACGTAGCCGGAAAAGTCGACTAA
- a CDS encoding gliding motility-associated C-terminal domain-containing protein → MRSLSTRVLFTGLLILLIVHCIPASSRSVLPSAHNTALFRLTPFRYSNTCVNDKVTFLIDNTNGITTVQWNFGDPSSGNANTSANIRPEHTYTATGTYTVTLTVNRNGVQDVTTQDITIVAPVPHDFGPQDMILCEGQTAVLNAPVVPGATYLWQDSSTGPSIVVDTTTTYKVKINGCLVPDSVNAFFTPIPKLDLGDDHTLCLGESIRLDATSQNSTYQWNTGETTSTIVVTKSGYYEVQVNAAGCGTYTDAVTINIAGGPYPPFSLGPDTLLCPGESVTLSPNVPGATRYTWSTGSRAPSVTVRNPADVWVFVQIDNTCEVLDTIGVRFNALRNINLGNDTTICKGEFLVLTADYGQGSYLWQDGSEQATFYVRQQGIYYVRAQIGRCISSDTIMVRYDDTLRVNLGPDTVLCKQEILRLYPAGAGGNFKWQDSTNVPVYTVTQPGIYALVANNTCGRAVDSVTVQYKDCECQLYLPTAFSPNNDGKNDLFRPVYRCLLAEYQLSVYNRWGERVFFTTDPQLAWTGYKNGNPIDIGTYVWILDYKSADTRQQVHKTGTVTVVY, encoded by the coding sequence ATGAGAAGCCTGTCAACTAGAGTACTTTTTACGGGTCTGCTGATCCTGCTCATCGTTCACTGCATCCCCGCCTCGTCGAGGTCTGTATTACCGTCTGCACATAATACAGCTCTTTTCAGGCTCACCCCCTTCCGTTATTCCAATACCTGTGTAAATGATAAAGTGACCTTCCTGATCGATAATACCAATGGCATTACGACCGTGCAGTGGAATTTTGGAGACCCTTCCTCCGGAAATGCGAATACTTCTGCCAACATCCGTCCTGAACATACTTATACCGCCACCGGTACTTACACAGTCACGTTGACCGTCAATCGCAATGGCGTACAGGACGTAACAACGCAGGATATTACCATCGTAGCGCCCGTACCACACGATTTCGGACCACAGGATATGATACTCTGTGAAGGACAAACGGCCGTATTGAATGCCCCGGTAGTGCCGGGTGCTACCTACCTGTGGCAGGACAGTTCTACAGGTCCCAGCATTGTCGTAGATACCACTACTACTTATAAAGTGAAGATCAATGGATGCCTGGTTCCCGACTCCGTGAATGCCTTCTTTACACCTATTCCCAAGCTGGACCTGGGAGATGACCATACATTGTGCCTGGGAGAAAGCATACGGCTGGATGCTACTTCGCAAAACAGCACCTATCAATGGAATACAGGCGAAACTACCTCTACCATTGTCGTAACCAAAAGCGGATATTACGAGGTGCAGGTAAATGCCGCGGGTTGCGGTACCTATACGGATGCCGTGACAATCAATATCGCCGGCGGCCCCTATCCACCTTTCAGCCTAGGACCGGATACCCTACTATGCCCCGGTGAATCAGTAACACTCTCCCCCAATGTACCTGGCGCTACCCGCTACACCTGGAGTACCGGATCAAGAGCGCCCAGCGTAACGGTCCGTAACCCCGCCGATGTATGGGTATTTGTACAGATCGATAATACGTGTGAAGTATTGGATACCATCGGCGTCCGGTTCAATGCGTTGCGTAATATCAACCTGGGTAATGATACCACCATCTGTAAAGGGGAATTCCTAGTGCTGACAGCCGATTACGGGCAAGGCAGCTATCTGTGGCAGGATGGTTCAGAACAGGCCACGTTTTACGTACGGCAGCAGGGCATTTACTACGTGCGGGCGCAGATAGGCCGTTGTATCTCCTCAGATACGATCATGGTACGTTACGACGATACCTTGCGGGTCAACCTAGGCCCCGATACCGTATTGTGTAAACAGGAAATATTAAGACTATACCCCGCAGGTGCCGGTGGCAACTTTAAATGGCAGGATAGTACTAACGTACCGGTATACACGGTTACACAACCTGGTATCTATGCATTGGTAGCCAATAATACCTGTGGCCGTGCCGTAGACTCAGTAACAGTACAATATAAGGATTGCGAATGCCAGCTGTATTTACCAACGGCATTCAGTCCGAACAATGATGGCAAAAATGATCTGTTCCGGCCGGTATACCGATGTCTGCTGGCAGAATACCAGTTAAGTGTCTATAACCGGTGGGGAGAGCGGGTGTTTTTTACCACCGATCCGCAGCTCGCCTGGACAGGCTATAAAAACGGCAACCCTATCGACATAGGCACCTATGTCTGGATACTGGATTATAAAAGCGCGGATACCCGTCAGCAAGTACATAAGACCGGTACCGTCACCGTAGTATATTAA
- a CDS encoding RNA polymerase sigma factor, with protein sequence MARDEKVFSYLYDHYSPALYGVALKVLNDETVAGDVLQEIFLKIWRSIDRYDPEKGRLFTWMLNIARNTAIDTLRSKAHKLGQKVQELGSGSPLFEQQLTVHQSVDHLGLSKVVEKLSKEQRVIIDLAYYKGCTQEEIAKVLDIPLGTVKTRMRNAIIQLRNILKQF encoded by the coding sequence ATGGCCCGGGACGAAAAGGTCTTCAGCTACTTATATGATCATTATTCTCCGGCTCTGTATGGTGTAGCCCTTAAAGTACTCAACGACGAAACCGTCGCTGGTGATGTCTTGCAGGAGATATTTCTGAAGATATGGCGCAGTATAGACCGTTATGACCCGGAAAAGGGACGTCTTTTCACCTGGATGCTTAACATTGCCCGTAATACGGCGATAGATACCTTGCGTTCGAAAGCTCATAAACTTGGGCAGAAGGTGCAGGAGTTGGGAAGTGGCAGTCCATTGTTTGAGCAGCAACTAACGGTGCATCAATCTGTTGACCACCTGGGATTATCCAAAGTGGTAGAAAAATTGAGCAAAGAACAACGTGTTATTATCGACCTGGCTTATTATAAGGGATGTACACAAGAGGAGATAGCCAAGGTGCTCGATATCCCGCTTGGTACGGTAAAGACCAGAATGCGTAATGCTATCATTCAATTACGGAATATCTTAAAACAGTTTTAA